From the Agrobacterium larrymoorei genome, one window contains:
- a CDS encoding virA/G regulated protein encodes MKPLENSKADIIGSTASLLEVPAGAAPVFSPTEPKCARSEDQTERSAHSSTSFEYDNVRLGTAEREAYESWDGRAPPTWKDLVLKARLDATDDSTWLVDLGRVCPSIFEYDGMPLGEAERQAYKEWQENAQPTWEDLVVNARMAELGHPGRFADVYDCLGEGENVCSDSLKRKRSESIKGNMSDFASFNYDEMKLGQAERAAYDDWSELEPPTWKDLVLKARRDAIDEAAWTLGSGEASSSIFEYEGIPLGEVEKRAYEQWEGEAQPTWEDLVVNARMAELGHLSSFADANDALEEALKSRSDAPKHNHECTIDQKGVSLASFAYDDMKLGAPERAAHERWIRLERPNWEDLIVDARQAAEDGASVSTMPIVNSPSSVFSYEGKSLGDGERLAYRRWGQLAQPRWQDLDVNSRRAELDSSAWTPDERDPFDESEALCHASQTGSTNSSGPALGDLSELGQREFTCEAAQETTHMLSSARSQLETRRALYFGPSGPNAIQTESIAASDSWGGACEVKRLGTKSRRAATATTNDFNYNVRRLLSDKGGSATRLPSPEKAVRSRGDNIGTYGSRKNERERLATETGKFESEHIFGFKVVHDILRATKEGRRLERPMPAYLECKELHRQHVGTGRGRTGLIGRGWPDDASYRSDQKATLTDPVASAEGAIASNGYQLNQLGYAHQLANDGLQSVSPEGVSLPIQVATTSYNYTVSRDPILSPPGKQQEPQLLHLGPRGQTEAVLARETALTGKWPTIERERQVYREFLTLYDAKRDLEVKSLPPRQKKKALLSALNRTADLIGASPAKAKSSNAEDNATAHDERRAYESRERSRAEYSER; translated from the coding sequence ATGAAACCGTTAGAAAACTCAAAAGCCGACATCATCGGTTCGACAGCATCACTTTTGGAAGTTCCTGCCGGAGCTGCTCCTGTCTTCTCCCCAACCGAGCCCAAGTGTGCTCGCAGTGAGGATCAAACCGAGCGCAGCGCACATTCATCCACGTCATTTGAGTATGATAACGTGAGACTTGGCACTGCCGAGCGCGAAGCATACGAGAGCTGGGATGGACGGGCCCCCCCCACGTGGAAAGACCTGGTACTCAAGGCGCGACTGGATGCAACAGATGATTCCACGTGGCTTGTTGATCTGGGACGGGTTTGTCCCTCGATCTTCGAATATGATGGAATGCCGCTAGGTGAGGCGGAGCGGCAAGCGTACAAAGAATGGCAAGAGAACGCTCAACCCACATGGGAAGATCTCGTTGTCAATGCGCGCATGGCAGAACTCGGCCATCCTGGCAGGTTCGCCGACGTATATGATTGCCTAGGCGAGGGCGAGAACGTTTGCTCCGATTCTTTGAAGCGCAAGCGGAGCGAATCAATCAAAGGAAACATGAGTGATTTTGCGTCCTTTAACTACGACGAGATGAAGCTCGGGCAAGCCGAGCGCGCTGCATACGATGACTGGAGCGAACTGGAGCCACCAACATGGAAAGACTTGGTGCTCAAGGCGCGTCGGGATGCAATCGACGAAGCCGCGTGGACCCTTGGGTCAGGAGAGGCGTCCTCCTCAATCTTCGAATATGAGGGTATACCACTGGGCGAAGTGGAAAAGCGAGCTTACGAACAATGGGAAGGGGAGGCCCAGCCGACATGGGAAGACCTCGTCGTCAATGCGCGGATGGCAGAACTTGGTCATCTTAGTTCGTTCGCAGATGCGAATGATGCCCTTGAGGAAGCGTTAAAGTCTCGGTCTGATGCGCCCAAACACAATCATGAATGTACAATCGACCAGAAAGGGGTTTCTCTTGCGTCTTTTGCCTATGATGACATGAAGCTCGGGGCACCCGAGCGCGCCGCGCATGAGCGCTGGATTAGGCTGGAGAGGCCGAATTGGGAAGATCTTATCGTAGATGCACGTCAGGCCGCGGAAGACGGGGCATCTGTCTCGACGATGCCGATCGTAAATTCACCATCGTCGGTTTTTTCATATGAGGGAAAGTCGCTCGGAGATGGCGAACGTCTGGCTTACAGAAGGTGGGGGCAGCTAGCCCAACCTCGATGGCAAGACCTGGATGTGAACTCTCGTCGAGCGGAGCTTGACTCGTCGGCCTGGACTCCCGATGAACGTGATCCTTTTGACGAGAGCGAAGCCCTTTGCCACGCGTCCCAGACGGGTAGCACCAATAGCTCTGGCCCCGCTCTGGGAGATCTATCGGAATTAGGCCAGCGTGAGTTTACATGTGAGGCAGCCCAAGAAACCACTCACATGCTATCCTCGGCCCGCTCACAGTTGGAAACGAGGCGGGCACTGTATTTCGGTCCATCTGGACCCAACGCAATTCAAACCGAGAGCATCGCCGCCAGCGATTCTTGGGGTGGCGCATGTGAAGTTAAGCGGTTGGGCACGAAAAGCCGCCGAGCAGCTACAGCGACCACTAATGACTTCAATTACAATGTGCGCCGACTTTTGTCCGACAAAGGTGGATCGGCAACTAGATTGCCTTCCCCAGAAAAAGCCGTTCGCTCGAGAGGCGATAATATTGGCACATATGGAAGTCGGAAAAATGAACGAGAACGGCTAGCGACCGAAACTGGAAAGTTCGAGTCGGAGCATATTTTCGGTTTCAAGGTGGTCCACGACATCTTGCGGGCAACAAAGGAGGGACGTCGTCTTGAGAGGCCAATGCCGGCCTACCTCGAATGCAAGGAACTTCATCGGCAACATGTGGGGACTGGAAGGGGACGAACCGGACTTATCGGTCGTGGATGGCCAGATGATGCGAGCTATCGCTCAGATCAAAAGGCAACCCTGACAGACCCTGTCGCGTCTGCGGAAGGTGCTATAGCTTCGAATGGATATCAGTTGAACCAGTTAGGCTACGCGCACCAGCTTGCCAATGATGGTCTGCAAAGTGTATCACCCGAAGGGGTCAGTTTACCAATTCAGGTAGCGACAACTAGCTACAACTATACGGTAAGCCGGGATCCTATTCTCTCACCACCTGGTAAACAACAAGAGCCCCAATTGCTGCACCTTGGACCACGTGGGCAAACGGAAGCCGTCCTTGCTCGCGAGACCGCATTGACAGGAAAATGGCCAACCATCGAGCGTGAGCGCCAAGTCTATCGGGAATTTTTGACCCTTTACGACGCCAAGAGAGATCTGGAGGTCAAATCACTTCCTCCACGGCAGAAAAAAAAGGCCCTTCTTTCCGCGTTGAACCGGACCGCTGATCTGATAGGTGCGTCACCTGCTAAAGCCAAGTCGTCGAACGCGGAGGACAACGCTACCGCCCACGACGAGCGAAGAGCCTACGAGTCCCGGGAACGAAGCCGTGCAGAATACAGTGAACGTTGA